ACGATAAAATCTATAACACTAAACTTATATTTGAATTTTTGGAACTGCCCTATAAATATTCCAAGGTTCTTTTGATTATTACTTTACTGATACCTTTTGTTGCTCTTTCAGAAGATACCGCAGTTTTGAAAATAGTAAGTTCAAACCCTAAAGAACTCATCCTCCAATACGTCCCGCAGGAATATAAAATGCAACCGGTTGAAATCGAAGGCGAAACTTATTTTATCCCAATCGGTGCTAAAAGCGGACTGACGAGTGAAACAGGGAAATCTTCGCTGCCCGTTGAGGGAACATTAATCGCACTTCCTCCAAACACAAAAATAGATGTTGAAATAATCGAGTCAAAATACCTAATTCTACAAAACCAGAACATAGCACCTTATCCGTTGGATGTTTTTGATGAAGATGGTAACGCATCTCTATCGTATCAAATCGACCGAAAGTTTTATGAGCGGGAAACAAATTTCTATCCGAAAGAAGTATTCAAGCTTGAACAACCGATTCGTCTTCGGGATTTCAATGTAGCAAAAATTAATCTTCATCCGCTTCAATACATTCCTTCAACCAAAATGTTGAAGCATTTTACCCACCTCGTATTGAAAATAAGTTTTATCGATGAACTGAACAAAAATGACGTTACATTAATTTCAACCGCTGATAGGGAATTCGAATCGGTTTACAAATCATTGATTCTAAATTATGATCAAGCCCGAAACTGGCGATTCAAGGAAAGACCAGCGGACCTTGAAAAATCAAATATTAATCAGAGCTGGTGGCAAACTAACAATCAGTATTACAAAATTTTGATTGCTCAGGATGGGATGTACAGGTTAACGAACTCATATCTTCTCGATGTGGGCATAAATTTGCAAACGATTCCTACCAATTCATTAGCGATGTACTATCAGGGCAAATCTATACCGATGGATGTGAATACCGAAAACCCGGATGTCCAAAATTGGTACATCGACTTTTACGGAACACGAAAGTATGGCGATTCAACTTTCTTCGATCCATACACTGATACCAGCTACTACTGGTTAACCTGGAACGATCCGTTACCAACCAGATTTACAAAACAAGCTGCCAATCTAATTACTCCTGTTTATACAGCAAACTCCTGCACTACATTCCGCCATTTTGAGAGGGACTCAAATTATTACTATGGCTATAACGATAATGAGATAAGAACAGTTGATAATGTGAAAGGTGAAGGTTGGTATTGGTTAGATTTTGTCGGTACTGCTTCCAAGTCTATTACCTTTAACATCGATACATTAAATCCCGGCAGGTTCGATTCTGCATACTTCAAAGCACGATTTCACGGGATGACTGCCTATGATGATACGAATCGGTCAAGGCATCAAGTTAGAGTAACGCTGAATGGTAAGGTTTTAGGTGAAGTACTTTGGACTCAAAATCAAGAGTTGATTTTATCAACGAGCTTCATCGATACACTTCTTAAGAAAGGCACAAATACATTACTGATAAATTCCACGATGATAAAATTATCAAAATTTTATATCGACTGGTTTCAGGTTACTTATCGATCTCCGATATCTGTGCAAAACAATTATTTCGACTTTTCCGCACCGGCGCAGCCAACTGATGCAGTTACACTTTTTAGAATCGCAAAAGTTACTTCAGACAGCATTGATGTATTCGATTTAACGAGCTATCGAAAAATTGTAAACACACTTAAAGATGCACAAGGTTGGGCATTTTTGGATTCGTCGCTCAGTTCAAAACGGTATATCGTTACAGGAAAAAACCAGCGGGTAACACCAAGTTCAATAATTCCTCACACATTTAAAAATATCCGTTCAAATCCTGATGGCGCCGATTACATTGCAGTAACACACTCTTTATTTAAAAACCCAGCAATAACTTTAGCAAATTCAAGATCTGCTTTCGGTTTGCGAACGGCGGTAGTGGATGTACAGGATATTTATGATGAATTCAATTACGGTCATATCGATCCACTAAGCATTAAAGAATTTTTCAAACATGCATACAATTTATGGACTGCACCATCGCCGAGTTACATAGTTATGTTCGGGGATGCTTGCATTGATTATAAAAAGAAATTTCCTTCAACAACGAAGACGAATTTTGTTCCCGGTTATGGTATTCCGATGAGCGATAATGCTTTGGTATGTTTCGATTCTGTTTACAATTATTTACCCGCCATAATAATAGGTAGAATACCTGTTGAAAATCAAATACAGGCAGCACGCGTAGTGCAAAAAATTACCGATTATGATAACCCGCCAATGGATTTTTGGAATAAACGGACTCTTTTCGTAACAGGTGGGACTACTGCGAGCGAACGCTGGCAGTTCAACTCTTTATCCGATATGTTGATAAACGAAAGCATTACACCAAGTCCGTTAGGTGGTCTTGTATATAAAGTTTATAAAACTTCTTCAGCTATTATCGATGGTGATTATAAATATTATATGCAGGGTTTAGTAAACGAGGGTTTATCCTTCGTTAATTTCATTGGACACTCAGGTGGTAGAATTTGGAATGTAGATATTGGTAATCCAAACGACCTGCAAAATACAAATGGTAAATTGCCATTCATCAGCAGTGTTAGTTGTAACATCGGAGCGTTTTACACACACTTTGCTAATGTGCTGTCGGAAGATTTTCTGTTTGCTGATAACCGCGGGGGAATTGGAGCTTGGGCAAGTTCGCACATCGGTTCTGCAAATACCGGTTTTTGGCTTGCGAGAAAATTTTTAAATGCAGCAACCCGAGAATCGGTGAAAACATTAGGAGAGTTAACACATCTTTCCCGTATTTATTTTTGGACCATTAACGATTCTATATCAACACCTACTGTTATTCACACGTTCAATCTTTACCCGCTCATAGGCGATCCGTATTCGAAGTTTGCACTTCCGCAAAAACCCGATTTGGGAATCGACTCTGAATCTGTATTTTATTCACCTTCGGAACCTGTAGCCGACAATT
The nucleotide sequence above comes from Bacteroidota bacterium. Encoded proteins:
- a CDS encoding C25 family cysteine peptidase, yielding MELPYKYSKVLLIITLLIPFVALSEDTAVLKIVSSNPKELILQYVPQEYKMQPVEIEGETYFIPIGAKSGLTSETGKSSLPVEGTLIALPPNTKIDVEIIESKYLILQNQNIAPYPLDVFDEDGNASLSYQIDRKFYERETNFYPKEVFKLEQPIRLRDFNVAKINLHPLQYIPSTKMLKHFTHLVLKISFIDELNKNDVTLISTADREFESVYKSLILNYDQARNWRFKERPADLEKSNINQSWWQTNNQYYKILIAQDGMYRLTNSYLLDVGINLQTIPTNSLAMYYQGKSIPMDVNTENPDVQNWYIDFYGTRKYGDSTFFDPYTDTSYYWLTWNDPLPTRFTKQAANLITPVYTANSCTTFRHFERDSNYYYGYNDNEIRTVDNVKGEGWYWLDFVGTASKSITFNIDTLNPGRFDSAYFKARFHGMTAYDDTNRSRHQVRVTLNGKVLGEVLWTQNQELILSTSFIDTLLKKGTNTLLINSTMIKLSKFYIDWFQVTYRSPISVQNNYFDFSAPAQPTDAVTLFRIAKVTSDSIDVFDLTSYRKIVNTLKDAQGWAFLDSSLSSKRYIVTGKNQRVTPSSIIPHTFKNIRSNPDGADYIAVTHSLFKNPAITLANSRSAFGLRTAVVDVQDIYDEFNYGHIDPLSIKEFFKHAYNLWTAPSPSYIVMFGDACIDYKKKFPSTTKTNFVPGYGIPMSDNALVCFDSVYNYLPAIIIGRIPVENQIQAARVVQKITDYDNPPMDFWNKRTLFVTGGTTASERWQFNSLSDMLINESITPSPLGGLVYKVYKTSSAIIDGDYKYYMQGLVNEGLSFVNFIGHSGGRIWNVDIGNPNDLQNTNGKLPFISSVSCNIGAFYTHFANVLSEDFLFADNRGGIGAWASSHIGSANTGFWLARKFLNAATRESVKTLGELTHLSRIYFWTINDSISTPTVIHTFNLYPLIGDPYSKFALPQKPDLGIDSESVFYSPSEPVADNFVYLKLIVKNFGLMPTDSVLITIKDNYTDELGKTKGESDVVAPFKVKPVAYADTINIEWDVRGKAGSHTVTINIDPLNQISESNESNNSAQVTIYINKNVIYPIKPLTSSVVNSGIQNLSVSVPMAFDSARTSTTEKSDSLIFPKNTFNITSPYTFYFEIDTTNTFDSPAKVSSPPIQPGAVSANWVTPPLLNEKVYFWRARSYNGKHYGAWANSEVNVSDTAYSSSIVKWKQTHPKQFASNPQKLVSVSDSGVTMQRTNGLSIYVRSLGYRAFPDSDYYSIIRIGTTTIFGHWWSGANSYLAARIDPLTGQFEAKGYTLSTLGQPDSLLRFIQTAPVGYYIVISVVRDGRGGMTETLYQTFESLGAQFIRTVTAGQSWALISRKGSSTPMMPPRESYSPNAVADTDYQMPSYYSAGIGEISSLFIGPVTSWKTLSWNNSIPAKTDIQLKLVGLKKDFTVDTLRTLLGSEIFADISNINSSIYLKIQLVSTLRNTDGEATPTLKSWQVNYTAPIELATSPAEFNAPRRVDRTQPFDVEVNVHNLSNQTVDSVNVTFVLAPNSFLNNIWIDSIPAGEAKLINKSLDVSQFTGEQILITSIEPKLNLNELILENNVLSYPFYVDQGVSVLENVIVTFDGKEIRNGDYVSSMPTIQVSLPENFPMVDLTAIYLDGENILTERESYSQKSSTTTKIELKPTLTDGDHKLIISGRNNSNLISFDFKVSNTPQILSIFNYPNPFTTGTQFTFELTGQSGVERVTILVYSVAGRQLKELTATNVNIGFNSIVWDGRDNDGNELGNGVYLYKIKAKFENEVNSQVQKLVKLR